The Juglans regia cultivar Chandler chromosome 10, Walnut 2.0, whole genome shotgun sequence genome includes the window TAACTATAATTCTGTGTGAATTCGTGAGGTTTGGATAGGgcgttaagatgagttgaaatgaaagtttaacaaaatattgttaaaatattattttttaatattattattgttttaagatttaaaaaaaattaaattatttattatattttatgtaaaaatttaaaaaaattataataattaaatagatgagttgagataaattctGAACGGCTCTGTTAActtttcacaatatgataattGTGAAGACTCATGCCGCATAATCTTCTCCAAAGATCGACATGCCTAACGGGGAAGAGAGCAACACATTCGTAGTTAACTTTATTCTATTTGTTTAAGCAGTGCTCATTTTGCGTTTATTTCGATCGAAAAGTGACAAGTACCTAATATGTCGTGGGCTTGCTTTGATGCAGGCAGCTGGCTTGCTTTACTGGACCTACAGGTGATTTTATTACTAAGTTCTAGCCTAAAATagtctttctttcctttctccacTTGTAAGTCCTTTCAATTCAATAAGATATATATcgcattttttgtttatattgatCAGTTATTGCTAGCACTTGTCCTTAATACGCACATTGCATCATTGAACCTATATATTCGGAATGACGTTCCATACATTTAATGCAGTAATATATAAACGTTTACATTTTATACGCTATCTCATTGGCATTTAACCCTCACACTGCCTTGAAATTTGCACTCTTCACCTCAAATCTATCTATCCTGAAAGTTTGCACCAGTAGCATTAAGTTTATTAAACAATTTTGCAAGAGAGAACAGTGATTTCATTTCATGATCAACCAAATTGAAAGAAGTTACTGTTCAAATTTTCCTCTTCCCTCCAGTTGAGTCAGATTCTCATGCTTTCTGAATATTGAAAGGTGTCATAACTTACTCTTGTATCACCACATGTTATTCATCGACCTTTCTTTCAATAATCAAGAGAAATCTCTCTTGTTCATGGACATTAAGTCTGGGGTAGATCTTACCAACGACTATGTACTATCCCATGCATTTTGGCGTAGATGTACCTTGAACTATGCTTCGTTGCTTACAATGAAAGCCTGAATGAAAACTATCATTACCATCTTCTCCAGTACTTATTCAAGTTATACGTTCCTTTACTTTATGACATGACatgattattttcaattttttgatcACTTGAGATACTTTCTTTTGAGCTTTGCAGTTGGAGGTCTTCTAAATGCTACTTTTGGAAATGCAACAGAATTGATAATATCAATTCATGCATTGAAAAGCGGCATGATACGTGTTGTTCAACAGTCACTACTGGGTTCAATTTTGTCTAACATGCTGCTAGTCCTTGGATGTGCATTCTTCAGTGGCGGGCTCATGTTTTCTGAGAGGGAACAAATGTTTAATAAGGTTATTTTTTTCACCATTGGAGCATATATAATCTTTGAGATAAAAGAATCACATTTAGTCGTTTATACTCTTTCTTGTATCATTTATAACTTGGTAGACAATAAAGTTCAAATTAGTCCACATTTATTTTCAGGCAGCTGCTGCGGTGGATTCTAGTTTACTGTTGATGGCAGTCATGGGCCTGCTATTTCCTGCTGTTCTTCATTCTACGCACACAGAGTTACATTTTGGGAAGTCTGAGTTAGCCCTATCGAGGTTCAGTAGCTGTATTATGCTTGTGGCATATGCATCCTATCTTGTTTTTCAGCTGAAGAGGCAGAAGAACCTGTACCTCCCAGTTAATGAGGTTTGTTGATTGATACTTTGCTGAGGGAAGATcgttttcttattattatagtATGTGTCAGTGTTATATTGAAATACgtctttcttatttattttaagaaacaGGTCAAATcctgattttattaattatcctCACTTTCGGCAGAGGAATACCATGTACAAGTGGAAGAGTGTCGGGATtacaaaatcccaaaaccaaactcctaaaactcttataaaaataaacctatcaaaataaaactataCTTAGTACATTTTAATGCCTAAAAGAAGGAAAACCTGCCTTATCTGTATTCATTTTACCTATTACTGTTTTCGGAAGTCTCATTACTGTAGCGAAAGAAGCCTCATAACCTGCAGCACCATGGTTAGCCAAAGCATCTGCAAAAAGATTAGCCTCTGTAAATATGCTTTATCTACACCTGGCTGTAGGTCCGAAGTTGTAATATGCCATCCCAAATATCAACATACTGCCAAGGGGGGCTGCTGTGTTCTTGAAATCAGCTAACAATAGGTAGAGAATCATTCTTTCCTATTACATTCCAAAGCTGGATCAGTTGATAACAGGTTAGAAGGCCAAGCTTAAGGGCAGATAATTCAGTCGATACATTGGTACGATTTCCCAGAAAACTGGAAAATCCATAAAGGAAAGAACCACCTGCTGTACGAATTACACCCCCACAGCCAGCAGCACCCGGGTTTCCTTTAGATGAACCATCTACATTGAGTTTTAGTTGATCCTGAGGAGGAGGAAACCAATTAAGAATAAGTAGAGAATCAGTCTTTACTATTACATTCCAAAGCTGGAGTTGATAACAGGTTAGAAGGCCAAGCTTAAGAGCAGATAATTCAGCCAATACATTGCTACCATTTCCCAGAAAACTGGAAAATCCATAATGAAAAGAACCACCAGCAGTACGAATTACACCCCCACAGCCAGCAGCACCTGGGGTTTCCTTTATATGAACCATCTACATTGAGTTTTAATTTATCCTGAGGAGGAGGAAACCATTTAACCAAAATGTAGAGATATTATGTTTTGCAACAGGTTTAAGGGCTTTAACAAAAGGATTAAGTTCCTGCAACCACCTATTGAAATACATGAGTATTCATTCCATCTAAACGTGTtcgtattttattttgaatttagcTAAATAATTCACACCTTGAGTTTAGATAAGTTTTGGGATGTTTCACTAAGAACATCCAGTCCATGGTCAATAAAGAATCATCAAAATGTGTGAGCTTCTATGAACACCTTAACAAATGGTATGAGTACTGAGGTTGAGAAGTTATGTGAGGTTAAATAACGAGGTTTTGAAAGTATAGCCATTCACTTCTCATATAACACTTGTTAAAGTTTCTCTTTTAATgttctattgatttttttataagataaatgaCATAATTTCAGGGAGATACTCAGAATGAAGGGACTTCAGATGATGAAGAAGCTCCTGAGATTTCTAAGTGGGAATCAATAATATGGCTATCAATTTTGACTGCATGGATTTCTGTCCTCTCAGAATACTTGGTTGATGCCATTGAGGTAACTTTGACCTGTGAATCTGTTCTGTTCTTTGATGCGTGGTAAATGTTTTTTGGAGCACCTTTAATGTGTTATCTACCAGGATATCGATAGACAATTTCTGAAGATGGAAGTCTGTCATTTTTGGAAACCCTGTTTCCGTTTCTTGTTTCTAAATTTCTGTTTTTAACTAAATTCTTATTTATCATTGAGGGCTTATGTTCGTCAGATATCCAGTGTTCTTCAAAAATGTCTTGTCATCTTCCTAgaatttttgtaatttgcatTTCTTGTTAAGTGTGTGTCTTCTCATATACCATAAGTTTTGAgttattgaaatattttcttaagttcATATATGGTGAAAGGAATTGGTTCGTTTCACTTGTATTGTTCACAATTTGTATTTATGCATTCAGGGGGCATCTGTTGCATTAAAAATCCCAGTGGCGTTTATCAGTGTTATTCTACTTCCAATTGTTGGGAATGCTGCAGAGCATGCAGGTGCTATTATGTTTGCCATGAAAGACAAGCTTGTAAGTGCTTATCCTGCTAGCATAACATTACAACCATGCATGGCCAATCGTAAGTCTTTTACattctctaaaattttaatttactcAGTGTTGTATGTAGGACATATCTTTGGGAGTGGCAATAGGCTCATCAACACAGATATCTATGTTTGGGGTGAGTTCTGAATATTATAACATTGATCATGTCTTGCTTCTTAATGTCATTACTTCCTGAGTTCAACCTTACCATCCCATTCTTGCTTTGAGTACATTTTTCCAACTTGGAGAAAATGATGTCCCTAGCTTTATCccctttaaaaattaataaaaataaaaataatttacttattttaacATAAGTATGGATATATCTGAGCTAGAGTGTATCTTCATTCTGCTTTCTTTATTCCGACTTGAGTTGTCTGACCAATTAGCTTAGTTTTTAGCTTTTAAGTAATTCTATGGAGTGCTTGATCTGCTTGAAACACTTGTGCCTCCATCGTCATATTTGGATCAAATGCACATTTGATAAGATGAATTTCAGTTATTTCTTTTTACAAGGTTTATTCCTATTGTCTTTTCTTGCCCTATTTGGGTTAAGTATACACTAAATTGTTACTATGACTGCAGATTCCATTTTGCGTGGTTGCTGGCTGGGCCATGGGATGTCCTAT containing:
- the LOC109000743 gene encoding vacuolar cation/proton exchanger 5-like, which codes for MDDNDHNNSNKSPMVRVHSTVEMGSLEGRSVIEFEDDNLVSPSSISRKKHSFHEPPHTSAGGSENFCPKHMTNSVIGSIKIVLLSAKINLLIPFGPLAILVNKSSGHHGWVFFLCLLGIIPLAERLGYATEQLACFTGPTVGGLLNATFGNATELIISIHALKSGMIRVVQQSLLGSILSNMLLVLGCAFFSGGLMFSEREQMFNKAAAAVDSSLLLMAVMGLLFPAVLHSTHTELHFGKSELALSRFSSCIMLVAYASYLVFQLKRQKNLYLPVNEGDTQNEGTSDDEEAPEISKWESIIWLSILTAWISVLSEYLVDAIEGASVALKIPVAFISVILLPIVGNAAEHAGAIMFAMKDKLDISLGVAIGSSTQISMFGIPFCVVAGWAMGCPMDLNFQIFETATLFITVLVVAFMLQDGNSNYLKGLMLILCYLIVAASFFVHIDPTSVEDKPPKPGH